Part of the Bacteroidales bacterium genome, AGTTCCTCTGAAACCTGAAATGGATTTTATTAGCGTCATAGTATTTGTGGTTCTGTCTTATGAAATATTTAGGATTGTTAGTGGTTAAATGAAAACACAAATATAGGGATTATCCTTAGCTAATTACTTGTTATGAGCTATAAATATTAATTATTTTCAACAATAGTTATAAAATAAATTGTCAATAAAGTTGTGCATAATGCCTAGATAATTGTATTATAATGTTCTTTAAAAAAGATGTACTTTTGAAGCGAATTTAAAAAACTTATGGGAGAAGAATTTGAATTTTATTCAGAAGAGATTCTAAAAGAAATGGTTGAGCGTTTTCAGACAATGTTAAAGACGAATGACTTATTCTTTTTTGATATTGATGAACTATCTGCTATTATTGATTATTACTTTGAAAATGGAGATATGGTTCTTTTGGAAAAAGCACTCTATTTTTCTCTTGAGCAATATCCCGGAAATTACGAATTTCTGTTGAAAAAAGCACAGTATTATGCTTTATCAAATCAAGCCGAAAAAGGTTTGGACTTACTCGATGAGCTAGGGAATATAGGTGATTCTGATTTTTATATGACTAAAGGTTCCTTATTAAGTCAATTGCAACATTATCGCGAAGCTATTGAAGAATTTACACATGCTCTAAATCAAAACCACGATTTGATAGAAGTGTATTCTAATATTGCATTTGAATACGAAAATTTAGAACAATACGACAAAGCTTTATCGTATTTATCAAAAGTATTAGAGTTGGAGCCTGATAATGATCAGACTTTAAGTGAAATTGGTCTTTGTTACGAAATGGCAAATCGTTCAAAAGAGGCAATCACTTTTTTTAATAAATTTATAGATGACTATCCATACAGTAAAGGAGCCTGGTTTAATCTCGCTATTTCCCATAGTTCTGTTGGAGAAAACGAAAAAGCCATAGATGCTTACGAATATGTATTAGCTATTGATAACGAATATGCTTCTGCTTGGTTTAATATTGCCAATATTTATTTTAGTACTGGCGATTTCAATCAAGCTATTATTTATTATTCAGAAGCTATTAAAAGGGAAGACCCTGATGTGGTCTCTTATTATTTTTTAGGCGAAGCTTATGAGCAAAATGAAATGCTGAATGATGCTCTGAAAAATTATAAAAAGGCAGTTTCGGTAAATGTTAGTTTTATAGAAGCATATATAGGTTTAGCTCGTACTTATTTTAAATTGGGCGATTTAGAATCTGCTTATGAAAATTTGGCTAAAGCCACGGTAATAGATGAGCCTATGCCGTTGTTTTGGAATCTCAGGGCTGCCAGATTACACGAACAAGGATATGGGCAATTAGCTCGTTTTCTAACTAATCACCTTATTAAAATTAATCCTGAAGATTCTGCTTATTATATCAATAAAGCCTTGTTAAGTGTGTTTGATGATGATTATACCGAAGCTTTAAATGTAATAACAGAAGGTCTTGATAAAGTAAAGAAGAATAATCAAAAAGCATTACTGTTTTATTTTAAAGGGATGTTCCAACTGCTTGCCGGTAATGAGAAAAAAGGCTTGGCTGATTTTGAATTTGCTATATTGTTAGATAAAAAAGAATTTGAGAACCCACTTTTACAAAGTGAGCTGAGTTCAGTAGAAAATTCTGCTTTAGATAACCTCTTTGAACGATATAATCTTAAGAGAAATAATTTATAGCCGTATTTTATTCATCTATTTTGATTTTAGTGTAAAACGAATTATTTTCGAAACTAATAAGAGCAATATAATTTATAATGAAAGAACTACTTGGCGTTTTTATTAAAGGAATGGCAATGGGAGCTGCAAATGTTATCCCCGGTGTGTCCGGAGGTACAATAGCCCTAATTACAGGTATTTTTGAGCGTTTAATAAATGCTATAAAGTCGTTTGATATAGCTGCGTTGCGTCTAATATTAAAAGGTGATTTTAAAGGTTTTGCAAAACATATCGATCTTGCTTTTCTTATAGCATTATTCTCGGGGGTTGCTATTTCTATTCTTAGTCTTGCTCGTTTGTTCGATTTCCTATTTATAAATTATCCGGTTTATATCTGGAGTTTTTTCTTTGGACTTATTTTAGCTTCGGTGTATTTTGTAGGGAAAACAATTGAACATTGGACATGGATTGTTGTCTTATCTTTTCTTATTGGGTTT contains:
- a CDS encoding tetratricopeptide repeat protein, translated to MGEEFEFYSEEILKEMVERFQTMLKTNDLFFFDIDELSAIIDYYFENGDMVLLEKALYFSLEQYPGNYEFLLKKAQYYALSNQAEKGLDLLDELGNIGDSDFYMTKGSLLSQLQHYREAIEEFTHALNQNHDLIEVYSNIAFEYENLEQYDKALSYLSKVLELEPDNDQTLSEIGLCYEMANRSKEAITFFNKFIDDYPYSKGAWFNLAISHSSVGENEKAIDAYEYVLAIDNEYASAWFNIANIYFSTGDFNQAIIYYSEAIKREDPDVVSYYFLGEAYEQNEMLNDALKNYKKAVSVNVSFIEAYIGLARTYFKLGDLESAYENLAKATVIDEPMPLFWNLRAARLHEQGYGQLARFLTNHLIKINPEDSAYYINKALLSVFDDDYTEALNVITEGLDKVKKNNQKALLFYFKGMFQLLAGNEKKGLADFEFAILLDKKEFENPLLQSELSSVENSALDNLFERYNLKRNNL